One Brassica oleracea var. oleracea cultivar TO1000 unplaced genomic scaffold, BOL UnpScaffold01233, whole genome shotgun sequence genomic region harbors:
- the LOC106321112 gene encoding uncharacterized protein LOC106321112 isoform X2: MSRGPGRLIQNVTQFADAQFKQFSTRHGQKVIDILDFPIKLVLSPFTLAFDIAGSAPRGFGIPELISKISYLSVFAVATLGTYDIALDLGKKVICQRDCKTCNGWQALRCTMCKGTGNVHYQIKDHNLRSGEKPTADCVADAIVDNRAELVHLPSSLNLSAPLPSKDCPTCDGTGVMSCTECKNKLQVRISADDIMEPPWKAYNVLRKMDYPYEHIVHSMKDPSIANFWLITLPQIVGGFDYDEDVKKKIWLQYEESMRYDQLRDLVAKRNPGWEYLQDALFSIDPVRAQEDTVIVKNVPFYKAKKALEAEVTKLNPPPRPQNWGELNLPLNTSSWSEEDLKNPAKLYEKTVLLNAQREIADKILDAQWEAKWRQEKVEEMLEEKVRPFIQDSNTAVLPQPILLKSQKTNQKGNRQKKWFF, from the exons atGTCGAGAGGACCAGGTCGTCTGATACAGAACGTGACACAGTTCGCGGATGCTCAGTTCAAGCAATTCTCGACTCGTCATGGACAAAAGGTCATAGACATCCTCGACTTCCCAATCAAACTTGTCTTGTCTCCTTTCACTCTGGCCTTCGACATCGCTGGCTCTGCCCCTCGCGGCTTCGGCATCCCCGAACTCATCTCCAAGATATCCTATCTCTCTGTTTTC GCGGTTGCTACGCTTGGTACTTATGACATTGCCTTGGATTTGGGGAAGAAAGTCATCTGCCAAAG GGATTGCAAAACTTGTAATGGGTGGCAGGCGTTACGGTGCACCATGTGCAAAGGAACAGGGAACGTTCATTACCAGATCAAAGACCACAACTTGAGAAG tggagaGAAACCAACAGCAGACTGTGTTGCAGATGCCATAGTTGACAATCGAGCTGAGTTGGTTCATCTTCCTTCCTCCCTCAACCTTAGTGCTCCGTTGCCATCGAAAGACTGCCCAACTTGTGATGGAACA GGTGTGATGAGCTGTACTGAGTGCAAGAACAAGCTGCAAGTCAGGATCTCAGCTGATGAT ATCATGGAACCTCCATGGAAAGCATACAATGTGTTGCGGAAGATGGATTATCCCTACGAG CACATTGTTCACAGCATGAAAGATCCAAGCATCGCAAATTTCTGGTTGATTACTTTGCCTCAGATTGTGGGTGGGTTTGACTATGATGAAGATGTCAAGAAGAAAATATGGTTGCAATACGAG GAATCTATGCGCTATGATCAACTTAGGGACTTGGTGGCTAAGAGAAACCCTGGCTGGGAGTATTTGCAGGAT GCCTTATTCTCCATTGATCCTGTCCGTGCTCAGGAAGACACCGTCATTGTGAAAAATGTACCTTTCTACAAGGCTAAGAAAGCACTAGAAGCTGAAGTCACAAAACTCAATCCACCTCCTCGTCCTCAGAACTGGGGT GAACTGAATCTCCCGTTGAATACTTCCTCTTGGAGTGAAGAGGATCTCAAAAACCCTGCAAAGCTGTACGAGAAGACAGTTCTTCTCAACGCGCAGAGAGAAATCGCAGACAAGATCTTGGATGCACAATGGGAAGCTAAATGGCGTCAAGAGAAG GTAGAGGAAATGTTGGAGGAGAAAGTGAGACCGTTCATCCAAGACTCAAACACGGCTGTTCTTCCGCAGCCCATCTTGTTGAAGTCTCAGAAGACTAATCAAAAG GGGAACCGGCAAAAGAAGTGGTTCTTTTAG
- the LOC106321112 gene encoding uncharacterized protein LOC106321112 isoform X1 produces MSRGPGRLIQNVTQFADAQFKQFSTRHGQKVIDILDFPIKLVLSPFTLAFDIAGSAPRGFGIPELISKISYLSVFAVATLGTYDIALDLGKKVICQRDCKTCNGWQALRCTMCKGTGNVHYQIKDHNLRSGEKPTADCVADAIVDNRAELVHLPSSLNLSAPLPSKDCPTCDGTGVMSCTECKNKLQVRISADDIMEPPWKAYNVLRKMDYPYEHIVHSMKDPSIANFWLITLPQIVGGFDYDEDVKKKIWLQYEESMRYDQLRDLVAKRNPGWEYLQDALFSIDPVRAQEDTVIVKNVPFYKAKKALEAEVTKLNPPPRPQNWGELNLPLNTSSWSEEDLKNPAKLYEKTVLLNAQREIADKILDAQWEAKWRQEKVEEMLEEKVRPFIQDSNTAVLPQPILLKSQKTNQKGNRQKKWWFF; encoded by the exons atGTCGAGAGGACCAGGTCGTCTGATACAGAACGTGACACAGTTCGCGGATGCTCAGTTCAAGCAATTCTCGACTCGTCATGGACAAAAGGTCATAGACATCCTCGACTTCCCAATCAAACTTGTCTTGTCTCCTTTCACTCTGGCCTTCGACATCGCTGGCTCTGCCCCTCGCGGCTTCGGCATCCCCGAACTCATCTCCAAGATATCCTATCTCTCTGTTTTC GCGGTTGCTACGCTTGGTACTTATGACATTGCCTTGGATTTGGGGAAGAAAGTCATCTGCCAAAG GGATTGCAAAACTTGTAATGGGTGGCAGGCGTTACGGTGCACCATGTGCAAAGGAACAGGGAACGTTCATTACCAGATCAAAGACCACAACTTGAGAAG tggagaGAAACCAACAGCAGACTGTGTTGCAGATGCCATAGTTGACAATCGAGCTGAGTTGGTTCATCTTCCTTCCTCCCTCAACCTTAGTGCTCCGTTGCCATCGAAAGACTGCCCAACTTGTGATGGAACA GGTGTGATGAGCTGTACTGAGTGCAAGAACAAGCTGCAAGTCAGGATCTCAGCTGATGAT ATCATGGAACCTCCATGGAAAGCATACAATGTGTTGCGGAAGATGGATTATCCCTACGAG CACATTGTTCACAGCATGAAAGATCCAAGCATCGCAAATTTCTGGTTGATTACTTTGCCTCAGATTGTGGGTGGGTTTGACTATGATGAAGATGTCAAGAAGAAAATATGGTTGCAATACGAG GAATCTATGCGCTATGATCAACTTAGGGACTTGGTGGCTAAGAGAAACCCTGGCTGGGAGTATTTGCAGGAT GCCTTATTCTCCATTGATCCTGTCCGTGCTCAGGAAGACACCGTCATTGTGAAAAATGTACCTTTCTACAAGGCTAAGAAAGCACTAGAAGCTGAAGTCACAAAACTCAATCCACCTCCTCGTCCTCAGAACTGGGGT GAACTGAATCTCCCGTTGAATACTTCCTCTTGGAGTGAAGAGGATCTCAAAAACCCTGCAAAGCTGTACGAGAAGACAGTTCTTCTCAACGCGCAGAGAGAAATCGCAGACAAGATCTTGGATGCACAATGGGAAGCTAAATGGCGTCAAGAGAAG GTAGAGGAAATGTTGGAGGAGAAAGTGAGACCGTTCATCCAAGACTCAAACACGGCTGTTCTTCCGCAGCCCATCTTGTTGAAGTCTCAGAAGACTAATCAAAAG GGGAACCGGCAAAAGAAGTGGTGGTTCTTTTAA